The following proteins are encoded in a genomic region of Arachis stenosperma cultivar V10309 chromosome 4, arast.V10309.gnm1.PFL2, whole genome shotgun sequence:
- the LOC130976587 gene encoding protein POLLENLESS 3-like, with the protein MMFERSSPARCFVTPPQPQPSWTTRHSSSSSRSPNMALSESESKTSPSPSVGASSYPQNKDDLFHVIHKVPAGDSPYVKAKQVQLVDKDPARSISMFWAAINAGDRVESALKDMALVMKQLNRSDEAIEAIKSFRHLCLPESQESLDNILVELYKRSGRVDEEIAMLHHKLKQIEDGITFVGRSTKQARSQGRKIQITAEQEISRILGNLAWAYLQRGDYKIAEEHYRKALSFEVDRNKQCNLAICLMQMNKITEAKFLLQAVTTATKNRKMDDSFVKSYERATQMLSEMESLSSSARNISQCSPQNGPVAEPKKAPNIGDLGGRNWEVAKCKTENWSSTSEVEASNARRRLYKSPPDPAKRDQKVPFNKPKRCSWGFSNNGYQRETWGDVHSDHRSSFGSPNDLSAPPNGMWRAGTLDNPPADGSNQRSKPSESLLVGLDGNLAYVSGKSQDSEISSAAEKSFTNVKTMEKKSWADIAEEEENEEQDDLFSGAYANYGGKDSGEVFNDENANSNILCEQQPPGNGMLSRNPTVRRSLCFNPEQRPESASKTSASASNSESRRMPAIQSDSSFTRRNRLQVFQDITLQPETP; encoded by the exons ATGATGTTTGAAAGAAGCTCTCCTGCGAGGTGCTTTGTGACGCCACCGCAGCCACAGCCGTCGTGGACGACAaggcattcttcttcttcttcgcgttCTCCGAACATGGCACTGTCAGAGTCAGAGAGTAAAacatcaccatcaccatcagTAGGAGCATCTTCTTATCCTCAGAACAAAGATGATCTTTTTCACGTGATTCACAAGGTCCCTGCTGGGGACTCACCTTACGTGAAGGCTAAGCAAGTTCAG TTGGTGGATAAGGATCCAGCTAGATCAATTTCCATGTTTTGGGCAGCAATCAATGCTGGAGATCGTGTCGAAAGTGCCTTGAAGGACATGGCCTTAGTTATGAAGCAGCTGAATAGGTCTGATGAGGCAATTGAAGCTATTAAATCGTTTCGTCATCTCTGCCTTCCTGAATCCCAAGAATCTCTTGATAACATCCTGGTTGAACTCTACAAG AGGTCAGGGAGAGTTGATGAAGAGATTGCCATGCTCCATCACAAGTTGAAGCAAATTGAAGATGGTATCACTTTTGTGGGAAGGTCAACAAAACAGGCAAGATCTCAGGGGAGGAAGATCCAAATAACTGCAGAGCAAGAGATATCAAG GATACTAGGGAACTTGGCCTGGGCTTACTTGCAGAGAGGTGACTATAAGATCGCCGAAGAACATTATCG AAAAGCACTGTCTTTTGAGGTTGACAGGAACAAGCAATGCAACTTGGCAATCTGTTTGATGCAGATGAACAAGATTACAGAAGCAAAATTTCTGCTTCAGGCAGTGACAACTGCCacaaaaaacagaaagatgGATGATTCTTTCGTCAAATCATACGAACGTGCCACACAAATGCTGAGTGAGATGGAGTCTTTGTCGTCATCAGCAAGGAATATATCACAGTGTTCTCCACAAAATGGTCCTGTTGCTGAACCGAAAAAGGCTCCAAATATCGGAGACTTGGGTGGAAGGAACTGGGAAGTGGCTAAATGTAAGACAGAAAATTGGTCTTCAACATCTGAGGTGGAGGCATCTAATGCCAGGAGGAGGTTGTATAAGTCTCCACCAGATCCTGCAAAAAGAGACCAAAAGGTTCCTTTCAATAAGCCGAAAAGATGTTCGTGGGGATTCAGTAATAATGGATATCAAAGGGAGACTTGGGGAGATGTCCATTCAGATCATAGATCTTCATTTGGTAGTCCAAATGATTTGTCTGCACCTCCCAATGGAATGTGGAGAGCAGGGACATTGGATAATCCTCCTGCAGATGGCAGTAACCAGAGATCTAAACCATCAGAATCGCTTCTCGTGGGTTTGGATGGCAATTTGGCATATGTCTCAGGCAAAAGTCAGGATTCTGAAATCTCTTCTGCTGCTGAGAAATCTTTTACAAATGTAAAGACCATGGAGAAGAAGAGCTGGGCCGACATAgccgaagaagaagaaaatgaagagcaAGATGATTTATTCAGTGGAGCATATGCAAATTATGGTGGTAAGGATAGTGGAGAGGTGTTCAATGATGAGAATGCTAACTCAAACATTCTCTGTGAACAACAACCACCTGGGAATGGCATGTTGTCAAGGAATCCAACCGTGAGGCGGTCTTTGTGTTTCAATCCTGAACAAAGACCAGAATCAGCAAGCAAGACTTCAGCTTCGGCTTCAAACTCGGAAAGCCGCAGAATGCCTGCAATTCAAAGTGATTCTTCATTTACAAGGAGAAACAGATTGCAGGTTTTTCAGGACATCACTCTTCAGCCAGAAACCCCATGA
- the LOC130973038 gene encoding histidinol dehydrogenase, chloroplastic-like, translated as MMTMMMKINIHSAISASTNWNCSLIRPHRNNTLRPFNFAPSSSLSTNTISSNRITCSSNSHSIKTYRLSQLTNDEVLGLKTRPRIDFSSIFSVVNPIVHDVQRRGDAAVKEYTSRFDKVELDKLVEVVPELPDPVLDPHIKEAFDVAYGNIYAFHAAQKSPERSVENMKGVQCKRVARSINSVGLYVPGGTAVLPSTALMLAVPAQIAGCKTIVLATPPTQDGNICKEVLYCAKKAGVTHILKAGGAQAISAMAWGTETCPKVEKIFGPGNQYVTAAKMILQNSEAMVSIDMPAGPSEVLVIADKHAIPSHVAADLLSQAEHGPDSQVVLVTAGDGVDLNSIQEELSKQCNSLPRGEFASKALSHSFIVHARDMLEAITFSNLYAPEHLIINVKDADKWESFIENAGSVFLGPWTPESVGDYASGTNHVLPTYGYARMYGGVSLDSFLKYITVQSLTEEGLRRLGPYVATMAEVEGLEAHKRAVTLRLQDIEARNVSR; from the exons atgatgacgatgatgatgaagatAAACATACACTCTGCGATTTCAGCTTCCACCAACTGGAATTGCTCTTTGATTCGACCACACCGTAACAACACCCTTAGACCGTTCAATTTTGCTCCCTCTTCTTCACTCTCTACGAATACTATTTCAAGTAACCGCATAACTTGCTCCTCCAATTCCCATTCCATCAAGACCTATCGCTTGTCGCAGCTCACAAACGATGAGGTTCTCGGACTCAAGACCCGGCCCCGCATCGATTTCTCCTCCATTTTCAGCGTG gTTAACCCCATTGTTCATGATGTTCAGAGAAGAGGGGATGCTGCAGTTAAAGA ATATACTTCAAGGTTTGACAAAGTTGAATTGGATAAATTGGTTGAAGTTGTGCCCGAGCTCCCAGACCCTGTG CTTGATCCTCATATTAAGGAAGCTTTTGATGTTGCCTATGGCAATATATATGCGTTTCATGCTGCTCAGAAGTCACCTGAGAGAAGCGTTGAGAACATGAAA GGAGTCCAATGCAAGAGAGTTGCGAGAAGTATTAATTCCGTGGGTCTTTATGTTCCAGGGGGAACCGCTGTGTTACCTTCAACAGCTTTGATGCTTGCAGTT CCTGCACAAATTGCCGGATGTAAAACTATTGTTCTTGCAACACCTCCAACTCAAGATGGCAACATATGCAAG GAAGTGCTGTATTGTGCAAAGAAGGCCGGGGTGACTCACATTCTCAAAGCTGGAGGTGCTCAG GCCATCTCTGCAATGGCTTGGGGAACAGAAACTTGTCCTAAG GTTGAAAAGATCTTTGGCCCTGGAAACCAATATGTCACAGCTGCAAAAATGATACTTCAA AACAGTGAGGCCATGGTTTCAATTGACATGCCAGCTGGTCCATCTGAAGTTTTGGTCATTGCAGATAAGCATGCAATTCCTTCTCATGTTGCTGCTGATTTGCTTTCTCAG GCTGAGCATGGACCTGATAGTCAGGTTGTTCTTGTGACAGCTGGAGATGGTGTGGATCTGAACTCGATACAAGAGGAACTCAGCAAGCAGTGCAACAGTCTTCCAAGAGGAGAGTTTGCCTCGAAAGCTCTTAGCCACAGTTTTATCGTGCATGCACGTGACATGCTTGAG GCTATCACCTTCTCAAACTTATATGCACCAGAGCATCTAATTATCAATGTGAAGGATGCTGACAAGTGGGAGAGTTTTATTGAGAATGCAG GTTCTGTGTTTTTGGGGCCGTGGACGCCTGAGAGTGTTGGTGATTATGCAAGCGGGACAAACCATGTCCTTCCGACTTATGGATATGCCCGGATGTATGGTGGCGTGTCATTGGACTCTTTCCTTAAATACATAACAGTGCAGTCTCTCACAGAGGAAGGTCTTAGAAGACTTGGACCATATGTGGCAACCATGGCTGAAGTTGAAGGTCTTGAAGCTCACAAGAGGGCCGTTACCCTAAGACTTCAGGACATAGAGGCCAGGAACGTTTCAAGATGA
- the LOC130974297 gene encoding accelerated cell death 11-like, with product MAEVGERKKLSHGLLSCFFCGHGITKEEPVQSAVSDEDGITTRSSRTSTAAAVDHNLLGKIAGAFKELAEVVAAASNNAEEVVEVAAFARACSFVAPLFGLVGFHFKFIEMDYVTKVNDLMEASKSFKTLESMVDEDVKTNTVRKQGSHSRNLLKIKRGLDFLRLLFHQILLTEGNSVRDAVSKAYTEIFHLHHGWALRKAVSSRLHHIPTKQQLFRKLNQDESSGRVLMQAYVTASPALLQYIDNIFLSRELGIDW from the exons ATGGCAGAGGTTGGTGAAAGAAAGAAACTGTCACATGGCCTCCTCTCGTGCTTCTTCTGTGGACATGGAATTACAAAAGAAGAACCGGTGCAATCAGCAGTATCCGACGAGGACGGAATCACAACAAGATCAAGCAGGACTTCGACGGCGGCAGCCGTGGATCACAACCTTCTTGGAAAGATCGCGGGTGCATTTAAGGAGCTTGCAGAGGTTGTGGCAGCCGCCTCCAATAATGCAGAGGAGGTGGTGGAGGTTGCTGCTTTCGCCCGCGCATGTTCTTTCGTGGCTCCTCTTTTCGGTTTGGTTGGCTTCCATTTCAAATTCATTGAGATGGATTATGTTACCAAG GTGAATGATCTAATGGAGGCATCCAAGTCATTCAAGACATTGGAATCAATGGTTGATGAGGATGTGAAAACCAATACGGTGAGAAAACAAGGTAGCCACTCGAGGAATCTATTGAAGATAAAACGTGGCCTTGACTTTCTCAGACTACTCTTCCACCAAATTCTACTTACAGA AGGAAATTCTGTAAGAGATGCGGTTTCCAAGGCTTACACAGAGATATTTCATTTGCATCATGGTTGGGCTCTCAGAAAGGCTGTTTCTTCAAGATTGCATCACATCCCAACAAAGCAGCAATTGTTTAGGAAACTCAATCAGGATG AATCTTCAGGAAGAGTGCTAATGCAAGCTTATGTGACGGCTTCCCCTGCACTACTCCAATACATCGACAACATCTTTCTTTCAAGAGAATTGGGTATAGATTGGTGA